A DNA window from Bradyrhizobium sp. CCBAU 53421 contains the following coding sequences:
- a CDS encoding outer membrane lipoprotein carrier protein LolA, producing the protein MAKHLIDRGARTALALLVTAAIAGGATAQNAPTTPKSAPKAKDAGAQSNADKGPTTTGATQAPPDPVIPDPRRNVPANIFQTFDANQKAQAAKVSAYLSSLQTLVGNFVQVGPDGTKTKGDFYIQKPGKLRFEYDNPSTIEVIADGSSVAVRDRRLATQDVYPLSQTPLRYLLSDRIDLMKDTNVISVTADDVFVSITIEEKQALVGTSRFLLMIGAKDGKLKQWTVTDPQGYDTTVAVYNLDATQKPDPGLFKIDFTTYPGSSPG; encoded by the coding sequence ATGGCAAAACATCTCATTGACCGCGGCGCGCGCACAGCGCTGGCTCTTCTCGTCACCGCCGCGATCGCCGGCGGCGCGACTGCGCAGAATGCGCCGACGACGCCGAAGTCTGCGCCGAAGGCCAAGGACGCCGGCGCGCAGAGCAATGCGGACAAGGGCCCGACGACCACGGGCGCCACCCAGGCACCACCGGACCCGGTGATTCCCGATCCGCGCCGCAACGTGCCCGCCAACATCTTCCAGACCTTCGACGCCAACCAGAAGGCGCAGGCCGCCAAGGTCTCGGCCTATCTGTCGTCGCTGCAGACGCTGGTCGGGAATTTCGTCCAGGTCGGACCCGACGGCACCAAGACCAAGGGCGATTTCTACATCCAGAAGCCCGGCAAGCTGCGCTTCGAGTATGACAATCCGAGCACCATCGAGGTGATCGCCGACGGCTCGTCGGTCGCGGTGCGCGACCGCAGGCTCGCCACCCAGGACGTCTATCCGCTGTCGCAGACCCCGCTGCGCTATCTGCTGTCGGACCGCATCGACCTGATGAAGGACACCAACGTCATCAGCGTCACCGCCGACGACGTGTTCGTCAGCATCACGATCGAGGAGAAGCAGGCGCTGGTCGGCACCAGCCGCTTCCTGCTGATGATCGGCGCCAAGGACGGCAAGCTCAAGCAGTGGACCGTCACCGACCCGCAGGGCTACGACACCACGGTTGCGGTCTACAATCTCGACGCGACGCAGAAGCCGGATCCCGGGCTGTTCAAGATCGACTTCACGACCTATCCGGGTTCTTCGCCGGGCTAG
- a CDS encoding aminotransferase class I/II-fold pyridoxal phosphate-dependent enzyme, whose amino-acid sequence MAMTASSGLAQGAADATSAGQAERSPFVRTTELLAPYQPAKPLITLSVGEPQHPVPEFVGPVLAKHTAEFGRYPMAKGIEPFRRAVATWLGSRFQLPRPVDPESEVLVLNGSREGLFFAAIAAARYVAPRKGRPAVLMPNPFYPAYGAGARAAGCEQIHLPTTLANGFLPDLDAIDEATWARTVAFFIASPANPQGSVASRAYFARLKELADRFGFMILSDECYSEIYTREAPGSMLECAGPDFKNVVAFQSLSKRSNLPGMRVGFAAGDRKFLAAFLELRNVAAPQVPVPLQHVAVAAYGDEAHVEENRRLYRIKFDFADQILGNRYGYKRPAGGFCVWLDVSDRGGDEAVTVRLYRDAGVRVIPGSYLAREQSDGSNPGAGYIRLALVSDSESTAEAMHRLVETLG is encoded by the coding sequence ATGGCAATGACCGCCTCATCCGGCCTGGCGCAGGGCGCCGCCGATGCCACATCCGCCGGCCAGGCCGAGCGCTCCCCATTCGTGCGAACCACCGAACTGCTGGCGCCGTACCAGCCAGCTAAGCCCTTGATTACACTGTCGGTCGGCGAGCCGCAGCATCCTGTGCCTGAGTTCGTCGGGCCGGTGCTGGCGAAGCACACTGCCGAGTTCGGCCGCTACCCGATGGCCAAGGGCATCGAGCCGTTCCGCCGTGCGGTCGCGACCTGGCTGGGAAGCCGGTTCCAATTGCCGCGTCCGGTCGATCCGGAAAGCGAGGTGCTGGTGCTGAACGGCAGCCGCGAGGGGCTGTTCTTCGCGGCGATCGCGGCCGCGCGCTACGTTGCCCCGCGCAAGGGGCGGCCGGCGGTCCTGATGCCGAATCCGTTCTATCCGGCCTATGGCGCCGGCGCGCGCGCGGCCGGCTGCGAGCAGATCCATCTGCCGACCACGCTCGCCAACGGCTTCCTGCCCGACCTTGATGCGATCGACGAGGCGACATGGGCCCGCACCGTCGCGTTCTTCATCGCCTCGCCCGCCAATCCGCAAGGTTCGGTCGCCTCGCGCGCCTATTTCGCGCGGCTGAAAGAGCTCGCCGACCGCTTCGGCTTCATGATCCTCTCCGACGAGTGCTACTCGGAGATCTACACCCGCGAGGCGCCGGGCAGCATGCTGGAATGCGCCGGGCCCGACTTCAAAAATGTCGTTGCGTTTCAGTCGCTGTCGAAGCGCTCGAACCTGCCGGGCATGCGGGTCGGTTTCGCCGCCGGCGACCGGAAGTTTCTCGCCGCATTCCTCGAGCTGCGCAATGTCGCGGCGCCGCAGGTGCCGGTACCGCTGCAGCACGTCGCGGTCGCCGCCTATGGCGACGAGGCGCATGTCGAGGAGAACCGCAGGCTCTATCGCATCAAGTTCGATTTCGCCGACCAGATCCTCGGCAACCGCTACGGCTACAAGCGTCCCGCCGGCGGCTTCTGCGTCTGGCTCGACGTCTCCGATCGCGGCGGCGACGAGGCGGTGACCGTCAGGCTTTATCGCGACGCCGGCGTTCGCGTGATTCCGGGCAGCTATCTGGCGCGCGAGCAGAGCGACGGTTCCAATCCGGGCGCGGGCTATATCCGCCTTGCGCTGGTCTCCGACAGTGAATCGACGGCCGAGGCGATGCATCGCCTGGTCGAAACCCTGGGTTAA
- a CDS encoding DNA translocase FtsK, which yields MSMPAIERVIPLVGHLPLSLREALARRLRELTGLGLIALSGAITAALMTWSVQDPSLSHATSRAIRNVLGYPGAIGADLLMQILGLGAIMLLLPVAVWGWRMLTHRPFDREALRLGCWILCTVIAAGFASCWPHNTAWPLPTGLGGVVGDALLRAPAVVFGPPGFIYRVVLGLILFVAMAACFLFACGWGAKEQDEELTPISDDDEPFVEDEDNDRSSVSLGWLFHALMSAKARLGWLFGTAYRSLVSSGSQGRSAAFERQEPNIGGGRTAPSIAPAAEDHDADEDEAEAFDDEEEEDDGEEAPVARAPRKKAEPKPKKKNSDKFELPSVSVLSAPKASDRQPLSKAELEANSRSLEGVLQDFGVRGEIVKANPGPVVTLYELEPAPGIKSSRVIGLSDDIARSMSALSARVAVVAGRNAIGIELPNAHREKVYLRELLVAKESTESVAKLPLCLGKTIGGDPVIIDLARTPHMLIAGTTGSGKSVAINTMILSLVYRLRPDQCRLIMVDPKMLELSVYDGIPHLLTPVVTDPKKAVVALKWAVREMEERYKRMAKLGVRNIDGYNARLVEAKAKGEELTRTVHTGFDKESGKAIYEEEKLDLEPLPYIVIIVDEMADLMMVAGKDIEGAVQRLAQMARAAGLHVILATQRPSVDVITGTIKANFPTRIAFQVTSKIDSRTILGEMGAEQLLGQGDMLYMAGGGRISRVHGPFASDEEVEKVVRHLKTQGQPEYLEAVTAEEPTDEDGAVFDATGMGGDGGGDLFTQAVAIVKRDRKASTSYIQRRLQIGYNRAASLMERMELEGIVGPANHAGKREILVGEEEGQF from the coding sequence TTGAGTATGCCAGCGATCGAACGTGTCATCCCCCTGGTCGGCCATCTGCCGCTCTCGCTCCGCGAGGCGCTGGCGCGGCGGCTGCGCGAGCTCACCGGGCTCGGCCTGATCGCGCTGTCGGGCGCCATCACCGCCGCGCTGATGACCTGGTCGGTGCAGGATCCGTCGCTGAGCCACGCCACCTCGCGCGCGATCCGCAACGTGCTCGGCTATCCCGGCGCGATCGGCGCCGACCTCCTGATGCAGATTCTCGGCCTCGGCGCCATCATGCTGCTGCTGCCGGTGGCGGTGTGGGGCTGGCGGATGCTGACGCATCGTCCGTTCGACCGCGAAGCGTTGCGGCTCGGCTGCTGGATCCTGTGCACGGTGATCGCGGCGGGGTTTGCCAGCTGCTGGCCGCACAATACGGCATGGCCGCTGCCGACCGGGCTCGGCGGCGTGGTCGGCGACGCGCTGCTGCGCGCCCCGGCCGTGGTGTTCGGCCCGCCCGGCTTCATCTATCGCGTCGTGCTCGGCCTGATCCTGTTTGTCGCGATGGCGGCATGCTTCCTGTTCGCCTGCGGTTGGGGCGCCAAGGAGCAGGACGAGGAGCTGACGCCGATCTCTGACGACGACGAGCCGTTCGTCGAGGACGAAGACAACGACCGCAGCTCGGTCTCGCTGGGCTGGCTGTTCCACGCGCTGATGAGCGCGAAAGCCCGGCTCGGCTGGCTGTTCGGCACCGCCTACAGATCGCTGGTGTCGAGCGGATCGCAGGGCCGCAGCGCAGCGTTCGAGCGCCAGGAGCCCAATATCGGCGGCGGCCGCACGGCGCCCTCGATCGCACCGGCGGCCGAGGACCATGACGCGGACGAAGACGAGGCCGAGGCTTTCGACGACGAGGAAGAAGAGGACGACGGGGAGGAAGCTCCCGTCGCCCGTGCCCCGCGCAAGAAGGCCGAGCCGAAGCCGAAGAAGAAGAACTCCGACAAGTTCGAGCTGCCGTCGGTCTCGGTGCTCAGCGCGCCGAAGGCGAGCGATCGCCAGCCGCTGAGCAAGGCCGAGCTCGAAGCCAATTCGCGCTCGCTGGAAGGCGTGCTGCAGGATTTCGGCGTGCGTGGCGAGATCGTCAAGGCCAACCCGGGTCCTGTCGTCACGCTGTACGAGCTGGAGCCCGCGCCCGGCATCAAGTCGTCGCGCGTGATCGGATTGTCCGACGACATCGCCCGCTCGATGAGCGCGCTGTCGGCCCGCGTCGCCGTTGTCGCCGGCCGCAATGCGATCGGCATCGAGCTGCCGAACGCGCATCGCGAGAAGGTCTATCTGCGCGAGCTTTTGGTCGCCAAGGAAAGCACGGAGTCGGTTGCGAAGCTGCCGCTGTGCCTTGGCAAGACGATTGGCGGCGATCCCGTCATCATCGACCTCGCGCGCACGCCGCATATGCTGATCGCCGGCACCACCGGCTCCGGCAAATCAGTCGCGATCAACACCATGATCCTGAGCCTGGTCTACCGGCTGCGTCCGGATCAGTGCCGCCTGATCATGGTCGATCCGAAGATGCTCGAACTCTCGGTCTATGACGGCATCCCGCATCTGTTGACGCCCGTCGTCACCGATCCGAAGAAGGCCGTCGTCGCGCTGAAATGGGCCGTGCGCGAGATGGAAGAGCGCTACAAGCGGATGGCCAAGCTCGGCGTGCGCAACATCGACGGCTACAATGCGCGCCTCGTCGAAGCGAAGGCCAAGGGCGAAGAGCTGACGCGCACCGTCCACACCGGCTTCGACAAGGAGAGCGGCAAGGCGATCTACGAGGAAGAGAAGCTCGACCTCGAGCCGCTGCCCTACATCGTCATCATCGTCGACGAGATGGCCGACCTGATGATGGTCGCCGGCAAGGACATCGAAGGCGCGGTGCAGCGCCTCGCTCAGATGGCACGCGCCGCCGGCCTGCATGTGATCCTCGCCACGCAGCGTCCGTCGGTCGACGTCATCACCGGCACGATCAAGGCCAACTTCCCGACCCGCATCGCCTTCCAGGTGACCTCGAAGATCGACAGCCGCACCATCCTCGGCGAAATGGGCGCCGAGCAGCTGCTCGGCCAGGGCGACATGCTCTACATGGCGGGCGGCGGCCGCATCAGCCGCGTGCACGGCCCGTTCGCCTCCGACGAGGAAGTCGAGAAGGTGGTGCGTCACCTGAAGACGCAAGGCCAGCCGGAATATCTCGAAGCCGTCACCGCGGAAGAGCCGACCGACGAGGACGGCGCCGTGTTCGATGCCACCGGCATGGGTGGCGACGGCGGCGGCGATCTGTTCACGCAGGCGGTTGCGATCGTCAAGCGCGACCGCAAGGCGTCGACCTCCTACATCCAGCGCCGGCTGCAGATCGGCTACAACCGCGCAGCCTCGCTGATGGAGCGGATGGAACTTGAGGGCATCGTCGGCCCGGCGAATCACGCCGGAAAGCGCGAAATCCTGGTCGGGGAGGAAGAAGGCCAGTTCTGA